In Choristoneura fumiferana chromosome 21, NRCan_CFum_1, whole genome shotgun sequence, a single genomic region encodes these proteins:
- the Coq4 gene encoding coenzyme Q4, which produces MQAASRATAIRRFTTATQASNAFAEEMQKNFIRTNQFQKTLLSAGSAAISLFNPWRGDMIACLGEVTGGSAMKYMREKMLQTSEGSEILKEMPRINSETVSFEQLSNMPENTLGRVYAEFMKENNITADSRLPVQFIEDPELAYVMQRYREVHDLVHASLFMKTNMLGEVAVKWIEGIQTKLPMCISGGIFGAARLKPKHRQLYLKCYLPWAIRTGHNAHFMQGIYFEKRWDQDIDDFHKEMNIVPLLKK; this is translated from the exons ATGCAAGCAGCAAGTCGTGCTACGGCGATTAGAAGATTTACCACCGCGACACAAGCTAGCAATGCTTTTGCAGAGGAAATGCAGAAAAACTTTATACGAACCAACCAATTTCAGAAAACGCTTCTTTCGGCTGGATCTGCAGCAATATCGCTTTTCAATCCTTGGCGAGGGGACATGATCGCATGTTTAGGAGAAGTAACCGGCGGCAGCGCCATGAAATACATGAGAGAAAAAATGCTACAAACATCGGAAGGGTCGGAAATCCTGAAAGAAATGCCGCGTATCAATTCTGAGACGGTTTCCTTTGAACAGCTGTCTAATATGCCAGAAAATACGTTAGGGCGTGTGTATGCGGAGTTTATGAAGGAGAACAACATCACAGCAGACTCCAGGCTGCCGGTGCAGTTCATAGAAGACCCGGAGTTGGCTTATGTAATGCAACGCTATAGAGAAGTGCATGATTTAGTTCACGCTTCGTTATTTATGAAGACGAATATGCTGGGAGAA GTTGCAGTAAAATGGATAGAAGGCATCCAGACAAAGCTCCCGATGTGCATAAGTGGGGGGATTTTTGGTGCAGCTCGACTTAAGCCAAAGCACCGACAGCTATATCTTAAGTGTTACTTGCCCTGGGCCATTCGGACTGGACACAATGCTCATTTCATGCAGG GGATCTACTTTGAAAAGAGATGGGATCAGGACATCGATGACTTCCATAAAGAAATGAACATTGTTCCCTTGCTGAAGAAGTAA